Genomic DNA from Vicinamibacteria bacterium:
GGGAGCTTCTCCGACATCATCGAGCTTCCCGCGGTACCGGCGCTGGTCTCGCCGGCAAACCTCTCGCTGATTTCCGTCGCCGAGACCACGGAGTTCAAGTGGCGCCCCGTCGAAGGGGCGCGACGCTACAACGTCGTCCTCGACCGCTCGCCTTACTTCAAGGACCCCATTCTCGAGAGTACCGTGCCCAACGTCTCGATTCTGCATCGAGGCCTCGCCGCGGGGACGTACTACTGGCAGGTGACCGCTATCGACGCGGACAACCGCCGAGGCGCTCCGAGTGAGTTCGCCAAGTTCACGGTTACGACCCGTGTGACCGCCTCCGACAACCCACCCGAGCTCAGTGTTTTCAGACCGTCGGTCACTCTCGACGGCCTCGTGACGGTGCGTGGTCGGACGATCGTCGGCGCCGTCGTCACCGTCGATCGAGGAATGGGCGACGACAAGGTCCAGGTGAAGGAAGACGGATCGTTCACGTATTACTTTCAGGTGAGAGAAACCGGTCGGCATCCGGTCATCGTCAAGGCTCGTCGCCGCGATGGCGGAGGCGTTGCGGAAAAGACCGTTTACGCAGAGATAGGGACCGACTAGTGTCTTTCGAGATCTCTGGACCGATGAAAGGGCGCGCCGGTCGTTACTTCGGACCCGCCGATGAGGGGCTCCTCGTTAGGCCCATCACGTTGGAACGGCACTAGGGTGAGCGGGCTCCCGGCATCGGGGTCTCGGCGCGCGCGAAGCCGAAGA
This window encodes:
- a CDS encoding FecR domain-containing protein yields the protein LGLAGAVTWMYLQVTDTRAEVRGDRPPPVDDKSARFLDMAGAVKVRKSGTYEWIDANAGITLTKDDTIRTVGDSHARVRLFDGTEYLVKPDSILVIEEATEDPNTKATRVAVSLTAGQVNLTTPRGGVTGSRRDVQTPTTEATFAENTSADVSFDTSTRKSGVTIFSGQSDVRSGDKKIQLSAAQAIDVSADGSFSDIIELPAVPALVSPANLSLISVAETTEFKWRPVEGARRYNVVLDRSPYFKDPILESTVPNVSILHRGLAAGTYYWQVTAIDADNRRGAPSEFAKFTVTTRVTASDNPPELSVFRPSVTLDGLVTVRGRTIVGAVVTVDRGMGDDKVQVKEDGSFTYYFQVRETGRHPVIVKARRRDGGGVAEKTVYAEIGTD